One Neobacillus niacini DNA window includes the following coding sequences:
- a CDS encoding ATP-binding cassette domain-containing protein, protein MIKVEGITKSFKVAKRSTGLLQATKALFYREHTIVEALKDITFTIEPGEIVGYIGPNGAGKSTTIKIMSGILVPDGGKCGIMGFTPWKNRVEYVKNIGVVFGQRSQLWWDVPVIDSFELLKDIYYVPQQEYKATLDLLIETLELQDIINSPVRQLSLGQRMRCEIAASLIHNPQILFLDEPTIGLDAVSKIAVRQFIKTINQEKGVTVVLTTHDMNDIEALANRVILIGKGSLLYDGKLEELRKRFGTHKTITADYRKNSNSIDIPGTSIIHWSPEHAVLSIDTEQILTSDVITQLSKKVDLLDVTIESQPIEDIIVQLYKEFQI, encoded by the coding sequence TTGATAAAGGTAGAAGGTATAACAAAATCATTCAAAGTAGCGAAGCGTTCCACTGGATTGCTCCAAGCCACCAAGGCTCTTTTTTACCGGGAGCATACGATTGTGGAGGCCCTAAAGGACATCACTTTCACGATTGAGCCCGGTGAAATTGTAGGTTACATTGGACCAAATGGTGCCGGAAAATCGACAACGATAAAAATCATGAGCGGCATTTTAGTTCCTGATGGGGGAAAGTGCGGTATTATGGGCTTTACGCCATGGAAGAACCGGGTTGAGTATGTTAAAAATATAGGAGTCGTCTTCGGTCAGCGCTCGCAACTTTGGTGGGATGTTCCGGTGATCGATTCATTTGAGCTATTGAAGGATATTTACTATGTCCCACAACAAGAATATAAAGCTACGTTAGACCTGCTCATTGAAACATTAGAATTACAAGACATCATCAACTCTCCTGTCAGGCAGCTTAGTTTAGGCCAGCGAATGCGCTGTGAAATAGCCGCTTCACTTATACATAATCCTCAGATTCTATTTTTAGATGAACCGACCATTGGGCTCGATGCGGTTTCGAAAATAGCAGTCCGCCAGTTTATCAAGACCATAAATCAAGAAAAGGGCGTAACGGTGGTCCTGACTACCCATGATATGAATGATATTGAGGCATTAGCCAACCGTGTAATCTTAATTGGTAAAGGCAGTTTACTCTATGATGGAAAATTAGAAGAATTGAGAAAACGTTTTGGAACGCATAAAACGATTACGGCAGACTATCGTAAAAATTCCAATTCTATAGATATACCTGGGACCTCCATCATCCACTGGTCGCCGGAACATGCTGTCCTTAGCATTGATACAGAACAAATCCTAACCTCAGACGTTATTACACAACTATCCAAAAAGGTAGACCTATTAGATGTGACGATCGAATCACAGCCAATCGAAGATATCATCGTCCAGCTTTATAAGGAGTTCCAAATATGA
- the rocF gene encoding arginase, with protein MRKLSIIGMPMDLGQMRRGVDMGPSAIRYAGINERLKPLFDEIHDMGDIPIGRPEVVIDKESNLRNLDLVAEKSTLLAEKVDEVIASGSFPLVLGGDHSIAIGTLAGVSKHYTSLGVIWYDAHGDLNTAETSPSGNIHGMPLAASLGIGHRSLTNIGGYAPKVKPEHVVIIGARSLDEGEKILIKEKGIKVYTMHEIDRLGMAKVMEETIAYLKERTDGVHLSLDLDGLDPNDAPGVGTPVMGGISYRESHLAMEMLEEARIITSAEFVEVNPILDEKNKTARAAVELMGSLFGEKLL; from the coding sequence ATGAGGAAGCTATCTATAATTGGAATGCCGATGGATTTAGGTCAAATGAGACGGGGAGTTGATATGGGACCTAGTGCTATCCGGTATGCAGGGATAAATGAAAGACTGAAACCACTATTTGATGAAATTCATGACATGGGGGACATTCCGATTGGAAGACCCGAAGTGGTGATCGATAAAGAATCTAACTTACGGAATTTAGATCTTGTAGCCGAAAAAAGCACCTTGCTAGCTGAAAAGGTGGACGAAGTGATTGCTTCTGGTTCATTTCCGCTTGTTTTGGGTGGAGACCATAGCATTGCCATTGGAACCTTAGCAGGTGTATCTAAGCACTACACCAGCTTAGGGGTTATCTGGTATGATGCACATGGTGATTTGAATACGGCAGAAACCTCGCCTTCAGGAAATATACATGGTATGCCATTAGCAGCAAGCCTAGGAATTGGTCATCGTTCTTTAACAAATATCGGAGGATATGCCCCAAAGGTAAAACCAGAGCACGTGGTTATCATCGGCGCAAGATCTCTTGATGAAGGTGAAAAAATCCTAATTAAAGAAAAAGGCATAAAAGTCTATACCATGCATGAGATTGACAGGCTTGGGATGGCAAAAGTGATGGAGGAAACAATTGCCTATCTAAAAGAAAGAACAGATGGTGTTCACTTATCCCTAGATTTAGATGGATTAGATCCAAATGATGCCCCAGGTGTAGGAACTCCGGTTATGGGCGGTATTAGTTATCGTGAAAGTCATTTGGCAATGGAGATGCTTGAAGAAGCGCGGATTATTACCTCAGCAGAATTTGTGGAAGTTAATCCTATACTAGATGAAAAGAATAAAACAGCAAGGGCGGCTGTTGAACTGATGGGCTCCCTGTTCGGTGAAAAATTATTATAA
- the sigW gene encoding RNA polymerase sigma factor SigW has protein sequence MEALIKKRIKQVIKGDQDAFAEIVEIYSNSIYQLGYRMLGNRHEAEDIAQEAFIRAYVNIKSFNQDLKFSTWLFRIATNLCIDRIRKKKPDYYLDAEVSGTDGLTMYSQLASNSPLPEIELESLELQDTVHKEILKLPEKYRSVIVLKYIEELSLNEISEILDLPLGTVKTRIHRGREALRQQLRYV, from the coding sequence ATGGAAGCCCTTATAAAAAAAAGAATTAAACAGGTAATAAAAGGCGATCAAGATGCTTTTGCTGAAATTGTTGAGATTTATAGTAATAGTATTTATCAGCTAGGTTATCGAATGCTGGGAAATCGCCATGAAGCAGAAGATATTGCACAGGAAGCCTTTATCCGTGCATATGTTAATATCAAATCATTTAATCAGGATCTAAAGTTTTCGACTTGGTTATTTCGGATTGCAACAAATTTGTGTATAGACAGGATAAGAAAGAAAAAGCCAGATTACTATCTTGATGCAGAAGTGTCGGGAACGGACGGCCTCACGATGTACTCACAATTGGCATCCAATTCCCCCTTGCCAGAAATTGAGTTAGAAAGTCTTGAACTTCAGGATACTGTTCATAAGGAAATTTTAAAGCTTCCTGAGAAATACAGATCTGTTATTGTTTTAAAGTATATTGAAGAGTTGTCTTTAAATGAAATAAGTGAAATTCTTGATTTGCCGTTAGGCACAGTTAAAACGCGGATCCATCGTGGGCGCGAGGCGTTACGTCAACAATTACGTTATGTGTGA
- a CDS encoding anti-sigma factor family protein, whose protein sequence is MKCDEKIVELMHEYLDEEIDPENEMILRDHLKSCKDCETLFNEYKRTIAVVKGTSRMQAPPNFTTKVMASLPKEKKKVGMQRWLRNHPLIAAASLFIVLMTGSLISTWNQDREFSVSKQENLVVENGTVIVPEGEVVKGDVIVRNGELRIEGEVQGDVTVINGEQYLASAGNVTGQIEEVNEVFDWIWYHMKRTAFEVIDIFNDGEE, encoded by the coding sequence TTGAAGTGTGATGAAAAAATCGTTGAGTTAATGCATGAATATTTAGATGAAGAAATTGACCCAGAAAATGAGATGATTTTAAGAGACCACCTCAAAAGCTGTAAGGACTGTGAGACACTGTTCAATGAATATAAGAGGACTATTGCGGTTGTAAAAGGAACTTCAAGAATGCAGGCACCGCCAAATTTTACAACGAAGGTAATGGCCAGCTTGCCAAAGGAAAAGAAAAAGGTTGGCATGCAAAGGTGGTTACGTAATCATCCGTTAATTGCTGCTGCGTCATTATTTATCGTTTTAATGACAGGAAGTCTAATATCAACTTGGAACCAAGATCGAGAATTTTCTGTTTCAAAACAAGAGAATTTGGTAGTTGAGAACGGTACTGTGATTGTCCCGGAAGGGGAAGTAGTTAAAGGTGATGTCATCGTCCGCAACGGAGAGTTAAGAATTGAAGGTGAAGTACAAGGCGATGTGACTGTCATTAATGGGGAACAGTACTTAGCATCTGCTGGAAATGTTACTGGTCAAATAGAAGAGGTGAATGAAGTCTTCGATTGGATCTGGTATCACATGAAAAGGACAGCTTTTGAGGTCATTGATATCTTTAATGATGGTGAAGAATAA
- the glmM gene encoding phosphoglucosamine mutase translates to MGKYFGTDGVRGVANSELTPELAFKLGRFGGFVLTKDKDRPKVLIGRDTRVSGHMLEGALVAGLLSIGAEVMRLGVISTPGVSYLTKALGAEAGVMISASHNPVADNGIKFFGPDGFKLSDEQEYEIEELIDMTDDQLPRPVGADLGQVMDYFEGGQKYLQYLKNTVDEDFSGIHIALDCAHGATSSLATHLFADLDADISVMGASPNGININAGVGSTHPEALAAMVKEKGADVGLSFDGDGDRLIAIDEKGNIVDGDQIMFICGKYMKEHGRLKHSTIVSTVMSNLGFYKGLEVLGIQSVPTAVGDRYVVEEMKKNGFNLGGEQSGHIIFLDYNTTGDGLLTGLQLVNIMKATKKTLSELAADMKKFPQKLVNVRVTDKHHVTDNEKVKAIIEQVEAEMNGNGRILVRPSGTEPLVRVMAEAPTEELCEAYVDRIVSVVKAEMELKE, encoded by the coding sequence ATGGGAAAATACTTTGGTACCGATGGCGTCCGCGGAGTGGCGAATAGTGAATTAACACCTGAACTAGCATTTAAGCTTGGGCGTTTTGGTGGGTTTGTATTAACAAAGGATAAAGACAGACCAAAGGTGCTGATTGGTCGTGATACCCGTGTTTCTGGGCATATGCTAGAAGGGGCATTGGTAGCTGGATTACTTTCAATTGGTGCAGAGGTAATGCGCTTGGGTGTGATTTCAACACCAGGTGTATCCTATTTAACTAAAGCGCTGGGTGCTGAGGCGGGAGTAATGATTTCTGCTTCCCATAATCCGGTGGCAGACAATGGGATTAAATTTTTCGGGCCTGATGGATTTAAACTTTCTGATGAGCAGGAATATGAAATTGAAGAATTAATTGATATGACAGATGATCAATTACCTAGACCAGTTGGTGCAGATCTTGGTCAGGTCATGGATTATTTTGAGGGCGGACAAAAGTACCTGCAATACTTGAAGAATACAGTGGATGAAGATTTCTCTGGTATTCATATTGCTTTAGATTGTGCTCATGGAGCTACATCTTCTCTTGCTACACATTTATTTGCTGATTTGGATGCGGATATTTCAGTAATGGGTGCTTCACCAAACGGCATTAATATTAATGCTGGAGTTGGGTCCACACATCCAGAAGCATTAGCGGCAATGGTCAAAGAGAAGGGTGCCGATGTAGGCCTATCTTTTGATGGTGACGGAGACCGTTTAATTGCGATTGATGAAAAGGGTAATATCGTCGATGGAGACCAAATTATGTTTATTTGTGGTAAGTACATGAAAGAACATGGTCGTCTAAAACATAGTACAATCGTTTCCACTGTAATGAGTAATTTAGGATTTTATAAAGGTCTCGAAGTACTCGGGATTCAAAGTGTACCAACAGCAGTCGGTGACCGCTACGTGGTGGAAGAGATGAAGAAAAATGGGTTTAATCTTGGTGGTGAACAATCCGGACACATCATTTTCTTGGATTACAATACAACTGGAGACGGTTTATTAACGGGATTGCAATTAGTTAATATTATGAAAGCAACGAAGAAAACATTATCTGAATTAGCAGCAGATATGAAAAAATTCCCTCAGAAGCTTGTTAATGTTCGCGTAACAGATAAACACCATGTGACGGATAATGAAAAGGTAAAAGCGATTATAGAGCAGGTAGAAGCAGAAATGAATGGAAACGGACGTATCCTTGTTCGTCCATCTGGTACAGAACCACTTGTTCGAGTAATGGCAGAGGCACCAACAGAAGAATTGTGCGAAGCCTATGTAGATCGAATTGTTTCTGTAGTAAAGGCAGAAATGGAATTAAAAGAATAG
- the cdaA gene encoding diadenylate cyclase CdaA, with protein MPFFEDFTIWKYLASIVDILLVSWVIYKLLNLIKGTKAVQLLKGIVVILLIRVVSEFFGLNTLSWLTQQAIDWGFLAIIIIFQPELRRALEQLGRGRFFSRTNGPDDEEQEKMVEAIVKATDYMAKRRIGALISIERETGMSDYIETGIPLDAKISSELLINIFIPNTPLHDGAVIIQKNNVAAAACYLPLSESPFISKELGTRHRAALGISEVTDSITVVVSEETGNISLTKNGELHRNLTLDAFKELISHDLLITNTKVKPASSARWNWRGKNNG; from the coding sequence ATGCCGTTTTTTGAGGATTTTACTATATGGAAGTATTTAGCTAGTATTGTTGATATTCTCCTTGTTTCGTGGGTCATTTATAAACTGTTAAACCTAATTAAAGGAACAAAAGCTGTACAATTATTAAAAGGAATTGTTGTTATTCTCCTTATAAGAGTTGTTAGTGAGTTTTTTGGTCTTAATACGCTGAGTTGGTTAACGCAGCAGGCAATTGATTGGGGATTCCTAGCTATTATTATTATCTTTCAGCCTGAACTTCGGAGAGCCCTTGAGCAATTAGGCAGAGGACGGTTTTTTTCACGAACCAATGGCCCGGATGATGAGGAGCAAGAGAAAATGGTCGAAGCGATTGTTAAGGCCACAGACTATATGGCAAAACGGCGCATAGGTGCCTTGATTTCCATTGAAAGGGAAACAGGGATGAGTGATTACATAGAAACAGGTATCCCACTAGATGCAAAAATTTCTTCTGAATTACTCATAAATATTTTTATTCCAAATACACCACTGCATGATGGCGCTGTAATTATTCAAAAAAATAATGTAGCCGCCGCTGCTTGTTATCTTCCCTTATCCGAAAGCCCTTTTATCTCAAAGGAGCTTGGTACAAGACACCGTGCTGCTTTAGGAATAAGTGAAGTCACAGACAGTATTACGGTAGTGGTTTCTGAAGAAACCGGAAATATTTCTTTAACCAAAAATGGGGAGCTGCATCGAAATTTAACTTTAGACGCATTTAAAGAATTGATTTCTCATGATTTACTAATCACAAATACGAAAGTAAAACCGGCTTCTTCAGCTCGTTGGAACTGGAGGGGAAAGAATAATGGATAA
- a CDS encoding ABC transporter permease — protein sequence MSLYFKYLLILFKSQMQYRTSFWLLSIGQFFIPFSVFAGLYFLFERFGQIKGWEFFEVALCFAVIHLAFSLSECFARGFDTFSSLIIKGDFDRVLVRPRSTFLQVLGSKFEFTRIGRLLQSSIVLIWALANLPVEWSLVKAVTLLFMITSGVLIFTGIYMLAATMCFWTVQGLEVANIFTDGGREMAQYPLNIYQKWIARIFTYVIPFGTVNYLPLMFILGKTRGDEILYMLTPLAGSLFIIPCFLVWQIGVRHYRSTGS from the coding sequence ATGAGTCTTTATTTTAAGTATTTGCTGATTTTATTTAAATCCCAAATGCAATACCGAACATCATTTTGGCTTTTGTCGATTGGGCAGTTTTTCATCCCTTTCTCGGTTTTTGCCGGACTATACTTTTTGTTTGAACGATTTGGGCAAATAAAAGGCTGGGAGTTTTTCGAAGTTGCACTATGTTTTGCTGTGATTCATTTGGCTTTTTCATTAAGCGAATGTTTTGCGCGCGGATTTGATACTTTTTCGAGTTTAATCATAAAGGGGGATTTTGACAGAGTTCTTGTACGACCACGGAGCACCTTCCTTCAAGTCCTTGGGTCAAAATTTGAATTCACACGCATAGGCAGGCTGCTTCAAAGCAGTATCGTGCTCATTTGGGCTTTGGCTAATCTCCCCGTAGAATGGAGTTTAGTTAAGGCAGTGACCCTGCTTTTTATGATTACTAGCGGGGTATTAATATTCACAGGTATCTATATGCTTGCTGCTACTATGTGTTTTTGGACAGTTCAGGGTCTGGAAGTGGCAAATATCTTTACGGATGGCGGCAGAGAGATGGCTCAATATCCGTTAAATATTTATCAAAAATGGATAGCTCGAATATTTACCTATGTCATCCCTTTTGGTACTGTAAATTACCTTCCTTTGATGTTCATTCTTGGAAAAACACGGGGAGATGAGATACTTTATATGCTGACCCCACTGGCAGGCAGTCTCTTTATTATTCCTTGTTTTCTCGTCTGGCAAATTGGGGTCAGGCACTATCGATCCACTGGGTCCTAA
- a CDS encoding ABC transporter permease, with translation MKVYASVLKLRLLIGMQYRSAALAGVATQFFWGFISIMVFEAFYEHTSITPPISLKELITYIWLQQAFLAFIMLWFRDNELFDLITSGNIAYELCRPTDLYGFWYAKLLAQRLSSALLRCYPILLVAFFLPKPYNMPLPLNAITFILFVITLLLGLLLLVAISMFLYISVFITLSPMGSLLLFGVTGEFFAGLIIPIPLMPLWLQKVAYVLPFRWTADFPFRVYSGHIAQSDAIIGVFIQLGYLLALLWLGRLALNSVLKRVVVQGG, from the coding sequence ATGAAAGTATATGCTTCGGTACTTAAATTAAGGCTGTTAATTGGTATGCAGTATCGGTCTGCTGCACTCGCTGGAGTAGCGACCCAATTCTTCTGGGGATTTATTTCGATTATGGTTTTTGAAGCATTCTACGAACATACATCCATAACACCGCCCATTTCATTAAAAGAATTAATTACATATATTTGGCTGCAGCAGGCGTTCCTGGCATTTATTATGCTTTGGTTTCGTGATAACGAATTATTTGACCTCATAACAAGCGGCAATATTGCCTATGAACTTTGCCGGCCCACCGATTTATATGGATTTTGGTATGCAAAACTTCTCGCACAGCGGTTATCCAGTGCACTATTACGCTGCTATCCCATCCTGCTGGTGGCGTTTTTTTTACCAAAGCCCTACAACATGCCACTGCCTCTAAATGCAATAACTTTCATATTATTTGTCATTACTCTTTTATTGGGCTTATTACTCTTAGTAGCCATTTCAATGTTCTTATATATTTCTGTTTTTATAACTTTATCTCCAATGGGTTCACTTTTACTATTCGGAGTTACGGGAGAATTTTTTGCTGGTTTGATTATTCCCATTCCACTAATGCCTCTGTGGCTGCAAAAAGTTGCTTATGTCCTGCCATTTCGTTGGACAGCTGATTTTCCGTTCCGAGTTTATTCTGGTCATATCGCACAAAGTGACGCCATAATAGGTGTTTTCATTCAACTAGGATATCTTCTTGCGCTCCTATGGTTAGGAAGATTAGCGCTTAACAGCGTATTAAAAAGAGTAGTTGTACAGGGGGGATAA
- the glmS gene encoding glutamine--fructose-6-phosphate transaminase (isomerizing) has product MCGIVGYIGLNDTKEILLKGLEKLEYRGYDSAGIAVMNENGVHVFKEKGRIADLREIVDLNVMANIGIGHTRWATHGVPSRTNSHPHQSASGRFTLVHNGVIENYDLLKREYLADVTFVSETDTEVIVQMVEKFVHEGLEVLEAFRKTLGLLHGSYALALLDEQNSDTIFVAKNKSPLLVGLGSDFNVVASDAMAMLQVTNEYVELMDKEIVIVTKNDVTIQNLAGETVTRTSYIAELDASDIEKGTYPHYMLKEIDEQPAVMRKIIQAYQNDQGELTIDREIIYAMNNSDRVYIIAAGTSYHAGLVGKQFIEKMAKIPVEVHISSEFGYNMPLLSEKPLFVFISQSGETADSRAVLVNIKEKGYQALTITNVPGSTLSREADHTLLLHAGPEIAVASTKAYTAQLAVLAILAEVTAKSRNLDPGFDLIHELGLVANAMEVLCDSKEIIEHISREFLAVTRNAFFIGRGIDYYVGLEGALKLKEISYIQAEGFAGGELKHGTIALIEEGTPVIALATQESVNLSIRGNVKEVVARGANPCIISMKGLNMDEDSFVIPEVHELLTPLISVVPLQILAYYAALHRDCDVDKPRNLAKSVTVE; this is encoded by the coding sequence ATGTGTGGAATTGTTGGATATATTGGATTAAATGATACGAAAGAAATTTTACTAAAAGGCTTAGAAAAGCTCGAATATAGAGGATATGACTCGGCAGGTATTGCTGTGATGAACGAAAATGGGGTTCATGTTTTTAAGGAAAAGGGACGTATTGCTGATTTACGTGAGATCGTAGACTTGAACGTAATGGCCAACATCGGAATTGGACATACACGCTGGGCTACTCATGGGGTACCAAGTAGAACAAACTCCCATCCACACCAAAGTGCATCTGGACGTTTTACATTAGTTCACAACGGAGTAATTGAAAACTATGATCTTTTAAAGCGCGAATATTTAGCGGATGTTACATTTGTTAGCGAAACGGACACAGAAGTCATTGTACAAATGGTTGAAAAATTTGTACATGAGGGCTTAGAAGTATTAGAAGCTTTCCGTAAGACTTTGGGTCTGTTACACGGCTCCTATGCCCTTGCATTATTAGACGAACAAAACAGTGATACAATTTTCGTTGCAAAAAACAAAAGTCCATTACTTGTTGGATTAGGTTCAGACTTTAATGTTGTAGCAAGTGATGCAATGGCGATGCTTCAAGTTACGAATGAGTACGTTGAGCTAATGGATAAAGAAATCGTAATCGTTACAAAGAACGATGTTACCATTCAAAACCTTGCCGGGGAAACTGTTACTCGTACATCTTACATTGCAGAACTAGATGCAAGTGACATAGAAAAGGGAACATACCCTCATTACATGTTAAAAGAGATTGATGAGCAGCCTGCTGTTATGCGTAAGATTATTCAAGCATACCAAAATGATCAGGGTGAATTAACAATTGATCGGGAGATCATCTATGCCATGAATAACTCTGATCGAGTGTACATTATTGCGGCTGGAACATCTTATCATGCAGGGCTTGTTGGAAAGCAGTTCATTGAAAAAATGGCTAAAATTCCTGTTGAAGTTCATATTTCTAGTGAGTTTGGCTATAACATGCCACTTCTTTCTGAGAAACCATTGTTCGTCTTTATTTCTCAGAGTGGTGAGACTGCGGATAGCCGTGCCGTTCTTGTTAATATTAAAGAAAAGGGTTATCAAGCTTTAACGATTACAAACGTGCCTGGTTCAACTCTTTCTCGTGAAGCAGATCATACTCTATTGCTGCACGCTGGACCTGAGATCGCAGTTGCCTCTACCAAAGCGTATACAGCTCAATTAGCTGTTTTAGCAATTTTAGCAGAGGTAACAGCAAAGAGCCGTAATCTTGATCCTGGCTTTGACCTTATTCATGAACTTGGTCTTGTTGCAAATGCGATGGAAGTCCTTTGCGATTCAAAAGAGATCATAGAGCATATTTCTAGAGAGTTTTTAGCAGTAACACGCAATGCCTTCTTTATCGGACGTGGAATTGATTACTATGTTGGCCTAGAAGGAGCCTTGAAGCTAAAAGAAATTTCTTATATCCAAGCGGAAGGCTTCGCTGGCGGAGAATTGAAGCATGGTACGATTGCTTTAATTGAAGAAGGTACACCAGTAATTGCACTAGCTACTCAAGAAAGTGTAAACTTAAGCATTCGCGGTAATGTAAAAGAAGTTGTTGCCCGCGGTGCAAACCCATGCATCATTTCGATGAAGGGTCTAAACATGGACGAAGACAGCTTCGTCATTCCGGAAGTACATGAATTATTAACACCACTTATCTCTGTAGTACCGTTACAAATTCTTGCCTACTACGCTGCACTACACCGTGATTGTGACGTTGACAAACCACGTAACCTCGCTAAATCCGTGACAGTAGAGTAA
- a CDS encoding YbbR-like domain-containing protein codes for MDKLMDNPWFIKILALLLAILLYSAVPNSGGKTTEINVPGDNTTETLADIPVKAYYDTENLVVSGIPDTVEVTIEGPMPHVKSAKALKNFEVFVDLTNANIGNQKVKFEVSGLSDKLKATIKPSSVTVAVQEKVTTEFTVEAEFNSDLIKDGYSAGQPTVKPKKVKITGAKDVIDRITYVKAALEGKDLLDSTVSREAQVQVLDKDLNKLNVVVEPATVEVTIPIKSNDKTVPINIVEKGTPQEGVTIESIDLNVKEAVISGTDDVLKDTDNVRVEVDVSKISENTTITLPVIISNGITKVTPETVEVTVVVKKEEETTVSGIPINIRGLSEEYQAVINDPSNQLVNLLVFGTDAQATDLGPNNFNIFIDLTGFTEGNHNVPIQVDGPPNVNWQPDKSSAKITITKDNT; via the coding sequence ATGGATAAACTGATGGATAATCCCTGGTTTATTAAAATACTGGCGTTATTATTGGCCATACTACTTTATTCTGCGGTCCCAAATTCAGGGGGGAAAACCACAGAAATAAATGTACCAGGGGATAATACCACAGAAACCTTAGCAGATATTCCAGTAAAAGCTTATTATGACACCGAAAATCTCGTAGTTTCAGGAATTCCCGACACGGTAGAAGTAACCATCGAAGGTCCAATGCCTCATGTTAAGTCAGCAAAGGCTTTAAAAAACTTTGAGGTTTTTGTAGATCTAACCAATGCCAATATAGGTAATCAAAAGGTGAAATTCGAAGTAAGCGGGTTATCTGATAAATTAAAAGCAACAATTAAGCCAAGTTCTGTAACTGTTGCAGTGCAGGAAAAAGTAACAACTGAATTTACGGTAGAGGCTGAATTTAATAGTGACTTGATAAAAGATGGTTATTCAGCGGGACAACCTACTGTTAAACCTAAGAAGGTTAAAATTACAGGTGCGAAGGATGTAATCGACCGAATTACATATGTTAAGGCAGCGCTTGAAGGTAAGGATCTTCTTGATAGTACAGTCTCAAGAGAGGCCCAGGTACAAGTACTAGATAAAGACTTAAATAAACTGAATGTAGTAGTAGAGCCGGCAACAGTAGAGGTCACTATTCCAATAAAAAGCAATGATAAAACAGTACCGATTAACATCGTTGAAAAAGGAACACCACAAGAAGGAGTCACGATTGAATCAATCGATTTGAATGTAAAAGAAGCAGTAATTTCAGGTACAGACGATGTACTGAAAGATACTGATAATGTCCGAGTCGAAGTCGACGTAAGTAAGATTAGTGAAAATACAACGATTACTCTGCCAGTAATTATCTCAAATGGCATAACAAAGGTAACACCTGAAACAGTAGAGGTGACCGTTGTGGTTAAAAAAGAGGAAGAGACCACTGTATCAGGTATCCCTATAAACATTAGGGGGTTATCAGAAGAATACCAAGCGGTAATAAATGACCCTTCCAACCAGTTAGTAAATTTATTAGTCTTTGGCACAGATGCACAAGCTACAGATCTTGGACCAAACAACTTCAATATTTTCATTGATTTAACAGGTTTTACAGAGGGTAATCATAATGTTCCGATTCAAGTCGATGGGCCACCGAATGTAAATTGGCAACCTGATAAATCGTCAGCCAAAATTACAATAACGAAAGACAACACATAA